One Diabrotica virgifera virgifera chromosome 3, PGI_DIABVI_V3a genomic window carries:
- the LOC114324773 gene encoding pancreatic triacylglycerol lipase-like encodes MIKINEVLCIFIVNIIIHTESQESTEEVVYPINQFLLDTEKNSDGVDIFKVCDENLGCIETDSRWYHKQYRPVNLRPLPRHILKTDFLLIKKNEMNTQDLHYSSVIAKESSLREVGFKNESELMILIHDFTANGYTGWVKHLSNTILTNAMDINLISVDWQRGAEPPYDQAIANARVVALEIILLIKELQEKFRFNINNIHMVGHGVGAHICGYVGITHNTIGKITGLDPSGPRFEGMPDFVKLNPRSASYVEVIHTDYYESRSQGINETLGHSDFFINGAQKQPGCPENTSFENVLSLQRGSLQQGQVFPGCSHKRAFKYFVESLVSKKCAYQGIKCGSLEDFDNGKCTGCNSTGHNCRIFGLKRYSDSSEGNRFFLNTAPQFPFCMLEYRISVSIRDNEKYGYFTFILVDENANIAEASLTIERRDTYRLFKSQSATNNSFVYFAKPPRLNNIREAKVKWIEKKKIYCLIFCKMVISVQKVTVAFLGTGKDDEGTDLIFCPPDETVEIESGSYITFTKCADQTELSNPATESFEFKNKKESNMTLEEVTTANITKVATPKTAASLQSQSERKISTVSVSTPKPIIKFSTIFNTFTPERSKAENSRYNHSE; translated from the exons aataaaCGAAGTGTTatgtatatttattgtaaatataaTAATTCACACTGAATCCCAAGAATCGACGGAAGAAGTTGTGTATCCAATAAATCAATTTCTTCTTGACACGGAAAAGAACAGCGATGGTGTAG ATATATTTAAAGTATGTGATGAGAATTTGGGATGTATTGAGACAGATTCACGGTGGTACCACAAGCAATATAGACCAGTTAATTTAAGACCACTTCCCCGACATATTTTAAAAACAgattttttgctaataaaaaagAATGAAATG aataCACAAGATTTGCATTACAGTAGTGTAATAGCTAAAGAATCATCGTTGAGAGAAGTTGGTTTCAAAAATGAATCAGAACTGATGATTCTTATTCATGATTTTACTGCAAACGGTTACACAGGATGGGTTAAA CATTTATCTAATACAATTTTAACCAATGCTATGGATATAAACTTAATTTCTGTAGACTGGCAAAGAGGTGCAGAACCGCCCTATGATCAGGCTATAGCAAATGCTAGAGTTGTAGCGTTAGAAATTATACTACTGATAAAGGAGTTGCAG gaaaaatttCGTTTTAATATAAACAATATTCATATGGTGGGACATGGTGTAGGAGCACATATCTGCGGATATGTTGGTATTACGCACAATACGATTGGAAAAATTACAG GTTTAGATCCAAGTGGTCCAAGATTTGAAGGAATGCCAGATTTTGTCAAATTGAATCCAAGAAGTGCAAGCTACGTGGAAGTTATTCACACCGACTATTATGAAT CTAGAAGCCAGGGTATAAACGAAACTTTAGGACACAGTGATTTCTTTATCAACGGAGCACAGAAACAGCCAGGTTGTCCAGAGAATACTTCATTCGAGAACGTTCTATCATTGCAACGAGGAAGTCTACAGCAAGGTCAAGTTTTTCCTGGATGTAGTCATAAAAGAGCATTCAAATATTTCGTGGAGTCACTCGTGAGCAAGAAGTGTGCTTACCAGGGAATAAAATGCGGAAGTTTAGAAGACTTTGATAAT GGTAAATGTACCGGCTGTAATTCTACAGGACATAATTGCAGAATATTTGGTTTAAAAAGATATTCTGATAGTTCAGAGGGAAACAGATTCTTCCTCAATACTGCTCCCCAATTTCCATTCTGTA TGCTTGAATATCGAATAAGTGTCAGTATTAGAGATAATGAAAAATATGGATATTTTACGTTTATCCTAGTCGATGAAAATGCTAATATTGCTGAAGCTTCACTCACCATTGAAAGAAG GGACACCTATAGACTTTTTAAAAGTCAGTCAGCGACTAATAatagttttgtatattttgccAAGCCTCCTCGTCTCAATAATATTAGAGAAGCAAAAGTAAAATGGATtgaaaagaagaagatatattgtttaattttttgtaaaatggtCATTAGCGTACAAAAAGTAACAGTTGCATTTTTGGGTACAGGAAAGGACGATGAAGG TACCGATTTAATTTTTTGTCCTCCTGACGAAACTGTCGAAATAGAAAGCGGATCTTATATTACATTTACCAAATGTGCAGACCAAACAGAACTGTCAAATCCTGCAACGGAATCATttgagtttaaaaataaaaaggaatCCAATATGACATTGGAAGAAGTTACCACTGCAAATATTACGAAGGTCGCCACCCCAAAAACTGCTGCGAGTTTACAAAGTCAATCCGAGCGCAAAATATCAACAGTATCAGTCTCAACACCGAAACCCATTATAAAGTTTTCGActatttttaatacttttacACCAGAACGGAGTAAAGCAGAAAACAGTAGGTACAATCACAGCGAATAA